TTCTCTTAACTTCCATCGATTCCTGTTTTCAGAAAAGAGTGTGTTGTGCTGCTAGGCATGACTGGTTTTGGAAGTTCGACAGCAGAAGATGACCGATTATCGGTCCAAGCTGAAATTCGAACCGTCAACAACCGTTATTTAAAAATATCGACCCGTTACCCGGATTTTTACGCAAAGCTTGGCAGTCAGATTGAAAAGCAATTGCGGAGTTCGATTACGCGCGGAACGGTTAATCTCACACTGAAAATCAATCATCTTGATCGAACGAGTGATTATTTACTGGATGAAGAGGTTGTCAAACAGTATTGGGAACAGCTGAAAAATATCACTCAGGCCTGTCACCTTCCACTTCCGGATGATCTTAATAGTCTGCTTTCCTTGCCTGGGGCTGTTCTTGACAACGACTCAAAATCACACACACCTGAATCGGATTGGCCATTGATCGAACAAGCACTTCGGGAAGCATTGGAAGATTTAACAGAATTCCGTAAAAAGGAAGGTGAGTCAGCACAAGCCGATCTTCTTGCCAGTAATCAGATAATCTGTGAACAACTAAAGATCGTAAAAGAAATTGCGCCACGTGTCGTTACCAACTATCGAGATCGATTACATCAGAGACTAAGCGATTTGCTCGAAGACCAGGAAGTCGACCTTGATTCAGACAGCCTGATTCGGGAAGTCAGCCTGTTTGCAGATCGCTCTGACATCAATGAAGAACTCAGCCGTCTGGATTGCCACCTGGAACAATTTGATACAATATTGAACGGCTCAACATCCCAGGGTAAAAAGCTGGAGTTTCTGGTTCAGGAAATGTTTCGAGAAATCAATACCATCGGATCTAAAGCCAATGATGTTGAAATCTCGCATGCTGTGATCGAGATGAAGCTTGCTGTCGAGAAGATTCGAGAAAACGTCCAAAACGTAGAATAACATATAAACTTGTCCATAAATATTCAACATCGAGACGACACAGGGATCGCTCTGGAGTTTTGTAACGTGTCAAATCCTCAAGCAGAAATACCAATCGTCGTACTCTCTGGACCGACTGCCAGCGGTAAAACCACGATCGTAAAACGGCTATTGCAAGAGTCTCCTGTCAAATTGATCAAAGCCATCTCAGCCACGACTCGTCCGATACGTAACGGAGAAATTGATGGCCAGGACTACTATTTCCTGACGCCAGAAGAATTTGAGGAACGACGGAAAAATAACGAATTACTTGAGTGCGAACAGGTACATGGGTTGGGATACTGGTACGGTACGCTAAAATCGGAAGTAGATCGCGCAGCCAAAGAAGGTGGCTGGCCCTTTCTCGAAATAGATGTTCAAGGTACATTGAAGCTTAAAGAACAGTTTCCACAGACCATGACGCTGTTTGTCAGAACGAGTTCTGATGAAGAATATGAAAAGCGAATTCGGGATCGAGGGACGGAATCAGAAGAAATTATCGAAAAACGGCTCGCAACGATCCGTAAGGAGTTGGAGTTGGCCGAGTATTATAATCATGTCATTATTAATGACGAACTGGATCGGGCTGTCAATGAAATTGGCACCATCCTGAAACAACGGGAGCAAGAAATCAATGCTGGAAGAATTTAAAGAAGAAGAGATCGTTAACAAAGTTGGCGGTCGATTTAAATTGTCTTCACTTATTCAGAAACGAATCGTCGCTCTCAACCGAGGGGCGCGGCCACTGGTTGAGATGCAAACTAAAAACCATATTGAAGTGGTCGTCAAAGAGATCATGGAAGATAAGATCTATCTGGATCAATCAGGCGAAGTTGCGATCAATGATGATGGAAGTCCTTTAGATGCAGTCGAATTTGATGATGCAGGTCCTACACTCGAAGATCTGATTTAATTGATTCATCAGATCCATTTGCTCCGGAAATTTACCCATGCAGGGGCGTGAAATTTTATTAGGTGTTTCAGGCGGGATTGCCGCTTATAAGACAGCTGACCTTACCAGTAAACTGGTCCAGAAAGGGGCGGCTGTCAGTGTAGTAATGACCAAGGCGGCCGAAAAGTTTATTGGAGCAACTACGTTCGAAGCATTAACTGGTCGCCCGGTATACCAAGGTAGTTTTTCCCCTAGAGAACATTTCCAGGGAGAGCATATTGGCCTGGCCCGCCGAGCAGAACTTTTTGTCATCGCACCGGCAACAGCGAATGTCATTGCTCAACTTGCTCATGGCCTGGCTGAGGATCTCCTTTCAACACTTACATTAACCTGTACTGCCCCCATCCTGATTGCCCCGGCGATGAATGCGGATATGTGGGCCAAGCCTGCAGTACAGCGTAATCTGCGTCAGATCAAAGAGGATGGAATTCACATCGTAGAACCGGGAGAAGGCTGGCTCAGTTGTGGGGTCATTGGAAAAGGCCGCATGGCAGAGCCTGCAGAGATTTTAACACGAATTGAAGAATTACTAAATTGATTCAAGACATTGCCGATCACTTTCAATTCGCTTGAAGTAAACGAAACTTATGAGAATTCTTATCACTGCTGGGCCCACCCGTGAATATCTTGATGACGTACGTTATCTTTCCAATGCCAGCAGTGGCCAGATGGGATATGCTTTGGCACATTCTGCGATTCAGGCCGGACACGAAGTAGCTCTTGTATCCGGACCGGTCAGGTTGCCTCCACCTGAAGGATGTGAAATCTATCATGTTGAAACGACGGATGAGATGTATGCCCAATGCGAAACCCTCTTCCCTGAATGTGATGGGGTTATCGGAACAGCGGCGGTCTGTGATTATCGGATTAAAACCCGTAAACCAGGTAAAATCGCCAAAACCGGCGAAGCGATCACTTTGGAACTGGTAGAAACGATTGATGTACTAGCCGAACTGGGGACACAGAAAGGCCACCGCTGGGTGATTGGCTTTGCTCTGGAGTCACAGGATGCTCGCTTCAATGCAGTCCGCAAACTCTACAGCAAAAAATGCGATGCGATTGTCCTCAACGGCGTGAATGCCATCGGTTCCACTGAAAATTATGTGGAAGTCATCGATCAAAGCCAGGAAACCGTCGCCACTTATTCTGGTGAGAAATCTCAAGTAGCAGAATCACTCATCTCCTGGGTACAAGCACACATCGCTGGAAAATAATGCGAAAGCCGATGCTACCAATCTAGTGGTAGAAACAGGGGACAGTAAACGGACCTGAACTCAGAAGCCCCGGTATCAGAAATGACAAACGTTACAATCTGTTCTATTCGCACAACCAGTCCTTTCAACTTCAACTGTCTTTACTAACCCGATCAACCCGCTCGTATGAGGCAGAAACGCAACATAGTTTGTTGAGTTTTTCCGACATGCCCGTCGTTCGTGTGCTAGGTTTGAATAGTTAAGGAAATCAACATCTAGCAGAAAACATACTTTTGTTTGGTACGTCTCAATTCCCCCTGATTGAGACAATAGTCGTGAAAATGTTCCCGTTTGTTGATGTTCTTGGGTTTACTCGCAAACGGGAACAATTTTCTTTCCATGCAAAAATCTAATGCCTTCTGAAAAAAGTAAGCACTTTTTTGCGTTCGCTTTGCGCGCCGTTGATTTCATTTTTTAAATAAATTGGCCTCCATTTTTTGTATAGATTTGCAGGTTGGTCGTCATGATCGACATTCAACGGTTCAAAACAGATTTAATTGCGCTTGGGTTGCTGGCAGTCACAGTCTTTCTCGGACTGAGTCTCTTCAGCTATGACCCCGCTGATCCTCCTGCGCAACTGGTCTACCCTGTCCGTGAAGCCGCTCAAAATCTGTGTGGAACTACAGGAGCCCATGTCGCTCATCTTTTGCGAACCGGCTTTGGTGTAGGTGCCTGGGGAATCTTTCTGGCGTTGATCGTGATTGATATGCGTATGTTTTCACGTCAACAGGCAGTTGGCGCGATGGTAGAACTCTTTGGACTTGCGCTGATTTTAGCCTCGGTCTGTATTGTCAGTCAAATGATGTTAGGCAATAACAGCACGACACCTCTGATTGGCAGTGGTGGTTATATTGGTGCACTTGGATTCTCATTTTTGGAAGCAAAATTTTCTGTTGCTGGTTCCTTAATTCTGTTAGCTTCCATGTTTTTTGCAGGGCTCTTATTAACAGCTGATACGATGCCTGTCCGGTTTCTTTTTTCCTGTCTCTCATTTCCGTTTCGAATTTTAAGCCGTGACCCTTCAGAATTGGAGGAAGAAGCTGAAGAAGAATACGAAGAGGACGAAGACGAAGATGTCGTCGCTGAAGATGAAGAAGAAGAGTATGAAGAAGAAGTCGTTGCCGCTCCAAAACTGAAAAAAGCGAAAGTTCGAAAACCGATCAAAGTGAATCCGCCAGCGGGCCTTCGCCTGTCGCGCGAGCCTCGACCCATCGAGCAAAAAAAAAACAGCTCGTATAAGCTGCCCGGGCTAGAACTTCTGGAAGAAGCGGAAAACTTTCCATTTGAGTTATTAGCGAAAAAAGCGGAAGAAGCAGCCGAAGTTTTGGAAAATACATTCGCCGATTTTGGCTTGGATATTCAAGTTTCTGAAATCGATACCGGTCCCGTTTTAACTCTATTCGAACTCAATTTGAAACCTGGATTACGTGTTGCCAAAGTGACAGCACTGGCTCATGACCTCGCGGTCGCCTTACGAGTGCCATCAGTGCGAGTTGTGCCTTCTATCCCCGGAAAAAATACGGTGGGTGTCGAAGTTCCTAACGAAAAGCAAGTCATGGTACGTTTGAAAGAACTGATTGAGGCCTGTTCTCAAGAAGCAGATCGCAATCGAATTCCACTATTCATGGGTAAAGACGTGAGTGGCCGCCCTCTGACAGCTGACCTGTCTAAACTGCCTCATCTATTGATTGCAGGACGTACTGGAACAGGTAAAAGTGTCTGTCTCAATACACTCATTCTTTCGTTACTGATGACGCGGACTCCCAACGAAGTCAAGATGTTGATGATCGACCCAAAAATGGTGGAGTTAAGTGGTTACAAGCGAATTCCCCATTTGATGCACCCTGTAATTACCGATATGAAAAAAGCGGAAGCAGTTTTGGCGTGGGCTGTCGACAAAATGGAAGAACGCTATGACCTTCTCGCTCGCTGTGGTGCTCGGAACATTGAAAGCTTCAACAAACTCGGAAAACAAAAAATCTTAGAGCTGGCTGACATTGATCCTGATTCAGAAGAAGCACAGCAAATGCCAGAAAAAATGCCTTCCATCGTGATCGTTGCAGATGAAATTGCAGATATGATGATGACATCAGGTAAAGATGTGGAAGCACACATTATCCGTCTGGCTCAGAAATCGCGGGCTGTGGGCATTCACCTGGTACTCGCAACTCAAAAACCAACCGTCGATGTCATTACAGGGCTGATTAAATCTAACCTCCCTGCCCGAATTTCGTTTCAGGTTGCCAGCCGTGGTGATAGCCGTGTGGTATTGGATGAAAATGGTGCTGATGCTCTGCTCGGCAATGGTGATATGCTCTACCTGGCTCCCGGAACCAGTAAACTGACTCGTGCTCAAGGAGCCTACGTGAGTGATGAAGAAATCGAAAATGTAATCGACTTCTTTGGCGATATGGAACCAGAATACAGTCCAGAACTGGCTCAAATCACAGCCGCAAACTCAAAGAAGAATAATGGTGGTGAGTCTGAACGTAAAGAGGACAGCCTGTATAATGAGGCAGTTGAAGTGGTTATTCGCGAAGGCCGCGGCTCTGTTTCTCTATTACAACGAGCACTTGGAGTAGGCTATGGTCGTGGTGCCCGTTTGATCGATTACATGGCAGAAGATGGTATTGTCGGTGAGTACAACGGCTCACAGGCACGTGAAGTCTTGTATACAATCGATGAATGGGAAGCCGCAAAGCAAAACGACTTCCAAGACGATTATGAAGAAGAAGAATACGAAGAAGAGTTCGTATAACGCGGCATTTCGCCCTATTATTCTTTACTTATTGCCTTAAAAGATGTCTGAAGTCGTGAATTCTGTTTGACTACCACAGCCGCTCTGCTTATGATCTTTCCATTACAAAGCGTATAATTAGCCATTTTCACTAGGATTAGAAGGTCTTTTCGTCAATGATGCCTGTTTCAAATATCGTCTGCGTCAGCAGCATTATTATTATTTGCGAAATTACAGGCTCACTATGACTTGAGGATCATTATCAATTTAACAGATTTTCAGAACCTCAGGTCACAACCTGAGGTTTTTTTATTGCATTGACCAAGACTCATCAAGGACTGTGACAAGATAACCTGAAAGAAAATAACAGGAGATCATTTCATAGTGCAAAAGGTTTATTTTTAGTGTGACTCGAACAGGATACAGTCTAAATCAACCAGCGACTCTTGAATTTTCAAAGAATAACAGAAAAAGAAAGCCCCTAAGATGGCCCGAATTCAGATGTATGACACAACTTTGCGGGATGGCAGCCAGGGAGAAGGCATCAACTTCTCATTGGAAGATAAGCTGCAAATTACCGTAAAGCTTGATGAAATGGGCTTCGACTATATTGAAGGTGGCTATCCGCTTTCAAATCCCAAAGACACAGAATATTTCCAGCGCGTCGCAGAAATGGATCTGAAACACGCTAAAGTCACTGCCTTTGGAATGACACGTCGTAAAGATATTGCCGCAAAAGATGATGTTGGCATGCAGGCACTCCGCGACTCCCAGGCACCCGTTGTTACTATCGTCGGTAAGACTTGGGATTTGCATGTCACAGAAGTTCTACGAGTGAGTCTCGAAGAGAATCTGGCCATGATTACAGATTCAGTCTCCTTCATTAAATCGTGCGGACGTGAAGTGATCTATGACGCGGAGCACTTCTTTGATGGATTTCGAGCGAATCCGGATTACGCTTTAAAAACGATTAAGGCAGCTGCCGAAGGTGGCGCAGATATCATTATCCCCTGCGATACGAATGGCGGAAGCCTGCCTGAAGTCATTGCCAAATATCTCGACCTCGTTCGAAGTGAGTTGAAAACCCCTCTGGGCATTCACTGTCACAACGATTGTGATGTCGCAATAGCTAACTCATTAACTGCGGTAGAGCATGGAGCCGTACAAGTTCAGGGTACGGTCAATGGAATCGGCGAGCGTTGTGGAAATGCTGATCTGATTAGTGTGATCGCCAATCTAGTCACAAAACAGGAAGGCCATTCGGTTCTACTTGACAACAATTTACATAATCTGACCGAACTATCGCGCTATGTTTACGAACTGGCAAATATGAATTTTCGATCGAGCCAACCGTTTGTTGGTAGTAGTGCCTTTGCACACAAAGGCGGCATGCACGTTCACGCCGTCAATCGTATCGCCAGAAGTTACGAACACATCGAACCGGAAGTGGTTGGTAATGAGCGGAAAGTACTTGTCAGTGAGCTGTCCGGCCGTTCCAACATTGTCGCAAAAACGACAAAATATAAACTCGATCATGATCCAGAGCTTCTTACCAAAATCTTGGAAAAGGTTCAGGATCTGGAAAACATCGGCTATCAGTTTGAAGCGGCGGAAGCCTCGTTCGATCTGCTCGTCAAAAAAGTCGCAGGAACATTCACACCTCACTTCGAGAAAATTCATTATCGAGTCAATGTTGAATCAGATCACACTCATGAACCGCTTACAGAAGCGACCATTAAACTAAACGTCAACAGTCATCAGGAACATGTTGTCGGCGAAGGCGATGGTCCTGTCAACGCATTAGACACGGCACTCCGCAAAGCCCTCTGCCCTGCTTACCCAGCACTCGAAAAGATGCATCTGGTTGATTACAAAGTACGTGTCATCAACTCTGCAGAGGGCACTGCCGCCCGCGTACGAGTAGTCATTGAGAGTAGAGATGAACACGATGTCTGGAGCAGTATCGGAGTCAGTGAAAATATCATCGAAGCGAGCTGGCTGGCACTCGTAGATAGCGTCGAATACAAGCTCTATAAGGATAAAGGAACTTTTTCCGACTAGAATGCAGAAACCGCGACCTTCAATAATGCCCGCAACAACTATTTTTGCTATATCTGAGTCTGATCAGTCATGTTTAGCTGCTCCGACAGGCTCTATTCATTGACGAATGATACTCATACATCAACCAGGTCCCTCAAACCTCAAACAAGACTCAATAGTAACTCATGACCGAATCGCTTGATAAACAATATCATCCTGAGAGTGCACAAGAGAAATGGTATCAATTCTGGGAAGAGAAAGGCTATTTCCACGCCGAACCGAACCCGGAAAAACAACAACACACGATTATGATTCCGCTTCCCAACGTTACAGGTGCCCTGCATATGGGTCACGCGTTGAATGGAACTCTGCAGGATCTGATTACCCGCTGGCGTCGGATGGAAGGATATGAAGCGCTCTGGATGCCGGGAACCGATCATGCTGGCATCGCGACACAGGCGGTTGTTGAACGCCGCATGAAAGAAGAAGAAAATCTGACTCGCCACGATATCGGACGTGATGCATTAGTAGAGCGTATCTGGGAATGGAAAGACCAGTATGAAAAACGAATTCTAAATCAATTACGTAAACTGGGAGCCAGTTGCGATTGGCAGCGTACGCGTTTCACACTGGATGAGATGTGCTCCAAAGCAGTGAGACGCACATTTCTGAAACTCTTTTCCGATGGTCTGATTTTTCGTGGTAAACGCCTGGTAAACTGGGATCCATTCTTGCAAACCGCCGTTGCCGATGATGAGGTGTTTTCAGAAGATGTCGATGGACAGTTCTGGACGTTCCAATATCCGGTAGTCGATAGTGATGAACGGATTTCCTTTTCTACCACACGCCCTGAAACAATGCTCGGTGACACAGCGGTCTGTGTGCATCCTTCAGATGAGCGGTATACTCATTTAATTGGAAAAAACGTACGCATTCCATTAAACGGACGTGAAATCCCGATTATCGCAGACGCTTTACTGGCAGATAAAGATCTGGGAACCGGAGCCGTCAAAGTCACTCCCGCCCATGATCCGAATGACTATGCTTGTGGATTGCGAAATGATCTGGAATTGATCAACATTCTCAATCCTGACGGAACCATCAACGAAGCCGGTGAAGACTATGCAGGGCTAGATCGTTATGAAGCACGCAAAAAAATCGTCGCTGATATGGATCAATTGGGCTTCTTCATTGAAGTGGAAGACCGTCTGATTCCGGTCAAACATAGCGACCGTTCGAAAACTCCGATCGAACCTTATTTGTCGGATCAATGGTTTGTCAAAATGGACACCTTGGCTCAGTCGGCCATCGATGCTGTTGAAGATGGTCGTGTGCGATTCTTCCCCAGTCGTTATTCCAAAACTTATCTTGACTGGCTCAAGGAAAAACGAGACTGGTGCATCAGCCGTCAACTCTGGTGGGGACACCGTATCCCAATCTGGTATTGTGAAACCTGTTCTGAGGAAGATCTCAAACAGGCATTTGATGACCGCTATGATGTAAGCTACCGGCGTGATGATGAAGATACCTGTTGGCTCATCTGTAGTGAAACTGATCTGACGGGCGATGAGCTGGGAGCCGACCATCAATTAACGCAGGATGAAGATGTGCTGGATACCTGGTTCAGCAGCGCCTTATGGCCACATGCCACACTTGGCTGGCCTGATAAAAATCCGGACCTGGATTACTTTTATCCGGGAAGTGTTCTCGTCACCAGTCGGGATATTATCACACTCTGGGTTGCCCGAATGGTGTTGACCGGTCTCTATAATATGGACGATATTCCTTTCAAACATGTCTGTATCCATCCTAAAATTCTCGATGGTTTTGGTCAGACAATGTCCAAATCAAAAGGAAACGGCGTAGACCCGATGGACCTCATCGATAAATACGGCGTCGATGCCGTGCGGTTTACGATCGCCTCATTTGCTGGAGAAACCCAGGATGTCAGACTGCCCGTCGGATACGAAGATCCGGAAACTGGTGAAGTTGTACCTCAGACTCTAAAACATCAGAAAACCATTCCCGCGGGTGGTGAGAAACCACGCATCAAATTCCCTAAGAGCGGAAAAACGTATCAGTACACCAGCCCCTGGTTTGACCCCGATCCAGGTGAAAAAGTGGCTCGTATCGTGAGTGAACGTTTTGAGTATGGTAGAAACTTCTGCAATAAACTCTGGAACGCGAGCCGCTTTGCAATGCTCAATCTTGAAGGGTACACCCCTGCTCCACTAAATGAAGCTGATTTAACAATGGAAGACCGCTGGATCTTGAGCCGTCTCTCCAGTGTTGCGGAAGAAATGACAACCGTTTTAAATCGTTATCAATTTGACGTCGCAACTCGCGCCATTCGCGACTTTACCTGGAACGAATTTTGTGACTGGTATCTCGAAATGATTAAACCCCGTCTCTGGGATAAAGATCAAAAACCGGCTGCTCAGCGAGTATTAGTAGGCGTACTCGATTCACTACTGCGGCTGCTCCAGCCTTTTGTACCATTCATTACTGAAGAGCTTTGGCAACGCTTGAATGAAATTGCCCCCGAACGCGGATTATTCAATCCGGAACCAGCTGTGGAAAGTGTGACGATCGCTGCCTGGCCAGAACCACCAAAAGGCTGGCAAGATTCCCAGTTGGAAAAACGCTTCGAACGTCTGCAGGAAATGATCGTCGCGGTTCGTAATATTCGTGCCGTTTACAAAATCTCACCTTCAGTACCACTAAAATTATTCCTACGCTGTGAATCTGAGGTGGCTGATGACATGCAAAATGTTGCCAGCCAATTTGATAATTTAGCAAAAACACTATTGGAGTCGGCCGGGGCTGACGTACAACGTCCCAGTGGGTCAGCCACGTTTTCTCTAAATGATGTCGATGGCTTTATTTCACTGGAAGGTGTGATTGATCTAGAAGCAGAACTGAAACGCCTGGAAGTAGAAGCAGAAAAACAAAAGAAACACATCGAAGGAACTGAGAAAAAACTGGCCAACAAGAACTTTGTTGATCGAGCGCCGGCTGAAGTCGTTGAGGGTGTCAAAGAGACCCTAGCTGGATTACAAAAAAAACATCAAAGTATCCTCGAGACAATCGCACAATTAAAAGAAAAATAGTGAAAGTTTCCGGCTATCATTTCATTAGAATCCTGTTGTGCTGCCATTGGGCGGTGTATAATAATCATACTAAAATAAAGACGTTCTGATTCAGGAATATTTAACTCATTCTGGTTGGCTGTGTTATTTTCTCTGCCCGACCACAGGAGGCTCTCTTGCTTGTTGAAATGGAGTTATCTCGCATTATTATCAGCGAGATTGGTGACCAGCAGGTGATTTATCTGCGCGAAGTGAATGGGGAACGTATCTTTCCGATCCTGATTGGTATTTTTGAAGCAACTACCATTGACCGTCGCGTGAATCAGGAATTCTCACCTCAGCGTCCCTTAACACATGACTTGTTAAAAAATACGATTGAATCACTGGGTGGGAGGCTCACAGATATTGTGATCACACATCTGGAAGACCACACTTACTATGCAATGTTACGAGTCGATCAGAATGGAGAATTGGTAGAAATTGACAGTCGTCCCAGCGATGCGATTGCCTTATCGATTCATTACGATCCACCTGTTCCGATCTTCGTCCATGAATCCGTGCTGGAGCAGACTTCCAAGTAAACCACTAAAGGAATTCATAAAAAAACACTACGATAAAAAAGGCTCTTCCGATTATAGTCTTCGGAAGAGCCTTGTATTGATTTTCAGTATCTACTAGTTGCAATCCGCGACCAATGGTCCAGCCAATTCATCTAAAATAATCAGACGACCGGGTTGCTTTGTCATGTATGTGGAAGGAATCCAACTCGTCGGTTCGTGTCGTAATGTCATCCAGACGCTCATTCCCTGCCACTGCATCCCCCGTGAGAAGATACCATCACAGCCACCAATAATCTTATCGGCGTTCAGGAAACAGCCAGGGCCAATCGTGTTAGCATATGCGGGCACGAGAGTCGTGCGACTTTTGAAGCTTGTCACTGCATTCTGTTCGATGGTGAGCGGATGCAGTTTTGCACCAATCCGGTGAGTTTGAGCCTGCCACTCCTCTTCAGAATCGAATTCACCTGCAAATTGAGGTTCCCAGAACGCAATATGGCAGACTCGACCAATTCCAAAAATCACGCCCAGTTTTGCACCCGCTGATCGCAACTCACCAATTTTATCGGCATAGGTTGGTAGTACATCTGCGGTAGC
The Gimesia aquarii DNA segment above includes these coding regions:
- the coaBC gene encoding bifunctional phosphopantothenoylcysteine decarboxylase/phosphopantothenate--cysteine ligase CoaBC, with the protein product MQGREILLGVSGGIAAYKTADLTSKLVQKGAAVSVVMTKAAEKFIGATTFEALTGRPVYQGSFSPREHFQGEHIGLARRAELFVIAPATANVIAQLAHGLAEDLLSTLTLTCTAPILIAPAMNADMWAKPAVQRNLRQIKEDGIHIVEPGEGWLSCGVIGKGRMAEPAEILTRIEELLN
- a CDS encoding phosphopantothenoylcysteine decarboxylase: MRILITAGPTREYLDDVRYLSNASSGQMGYALAHSAIQAGHEVALVSGPVRLPPPEGCEIYHVETTDEMYAQCETLFPECDGVIGTAAVCDYRIKTRKPGKIAKTGEAITLELVETIDVLAELGTQKGHRWVIGFALESQDARFNAVRKLYSKKCDAIVLNGVNAIGSTENYVEVIDQSQETVATYSGEKSQVAESLISWVQAHIAGK
- the gmk gene encoding guanylate kinase, whose translation is MSNPQAEIPIVVLSGPTASGKTTIVKRLLQESPVKLIKAISATTRPIRNGEIDGQDYYFLTPEEFEERRKNNELLECEQVHGLGYWYGTLKSEVDRAAKEGGWPFLEIDVQGTLKLKEQFPQTMTLFVRTSSDEEYEKRIRDRGTESEEIIEKRLATIRKELELAEYYNHVIINDELDRAVNEIGTILKQREQEINAGRI
- the cimA gene encoding citramalate synthase, whose translation is MARIQMYDTTLRDGSQGEGINFSLEDKLQITVKLDEMGFDYIEGGYPLSNPKDTEYFQRVAEMDLKHAKVTAFGMTRRKDIAAKDDVGMQALRDSQAPVVTIVGKTWDLHVTEVLRVSLEENLAMITDSVSFIKSCGREVIYDAEHFFDGFRANPDYALKTIKAAAEGGADIIIPCDTNGGSLPEVIAKYLDLVRSELKTPLGIHCHNDCDVAIANSLTAVEHGAVQVQGTVNGIGERCGNADLISVIANLVTKQEGHSVLLDNNLHNLTELSRYVYELANMNFRSSQPFVGSSAFAHKGGMHVHAVNRIARSYEHIEPEVVGNERKVLVSELSGRSNIVAKTTKYKLDHDPELLTKILEKVQDLENIGYQFEAAEASFDLLVKKVAGTFTPHFEKIHYRVNVESDHTHEPLTEATIKLNVNSHQEHVVGEGDGPVNALDTALRKALCPAYPALEKMHLVDYKVRVINSAEGTAARVRVVIESRDEHDVWSSIGVSENIIEASWLALVDSVEYKLYKDKGTFSD
- a CDS encoding DNA translocase FtsK, with the protein product MIDIQRFKTDLIALGLLAVTVFLGLSLFSYDPADPPAQLVYPVREAAQNLCGTTGAHVAHLLRTGFGVGAWGIFLALIVIDMRMFSRQQAVGAMVELFGLALILASVCIVSQMMLGNNSTTPLIGSGGYIGALGFSFLEAKFSVAGSLILLASMFFAGLLLTADTMPVRFLFSCLSFPFRILSRDPSELEEEAEEEYEEDEDEDVVAEDEEEEYEEEVVAAPKLKKAKVRKPIKVNPPAGLRLSREPRPIEQKKNSSYKLPGLELLEEAENFPFELLAKKAEEAAEVLENTFADFGLDIQVSEIDTGPVLTLFELNLKPGLRVAKVTALAHDLAVALRVPSVRVVPSIPGKNTVGVEVPNEKQVMVRLKELIEACSQEADRNRIPLFMGKDVSGRPLTADLSKLPHLLIAGRTGTGKSVCLNTLILSLLMTRTPNEVKMLMIDPKMVELSGYKRIPHLMHPVITDMKKAEAVLAWAVDKMEERYDLLARCGARNIESFNKLGKQKILELADIDPDSEEAQQMPEKMPSIVIVADEIADMMMTSGKDVEAHIIRLAQKSRAVGIHLVLATQKPTVDVITGLIKSNLPARISFQVASRGDSRVVLDENGADALLGNGDMLYLAPGTSKLTRAQGAYVSDEEIENVIDFFGDMEPEYSPELAQITAANSKKNNGGESERKEDSLYNEAVEVVIREGRGSVSLLQRALGVGYGRGARLIDYMAEDGIVGEYNGSQAREVLYTIDEWEAAKQNDFQDDYEEEEYEEEFV
- a CDS encoding YicC/YloC family endoribonuclease, which encodes MLLGMTGFGSSTAEDDRLSVQAEIRTVNNRYLKISTRYPDFYAKLGSQIEKQLRSSITRGTVNLTLKINHLDRTSDYLLDEEVVKQYWEQLKNITQACHLPLPDDLNSLLSLPGAVLDNDSKSHTPESDWPLIEQALREALEDLTEFRKKEGESAQADLLASNQIICEQLKIVKEIAPRVVTNYRDRLHQRLSDLLEDQEVDLDSDSLIREVSLFADRSDINEELSRLDCHLEQFDTILNGSTSQGKKLEFLVQEMFREINTIGSKANDVEISHAVIEMKLAVEKIRENVQNVE
- a CDS encoding valine--tRNA ligase, which codes for MTESLDKQYHPESAQEKWYQFWEEKGYFHAEPNPEKQQHTIMIPLPNVTGALHMGHALNGTLQDLITRWRRMEGYEALWMPGTDHAGIATQAVVERRMKEEENLTRHDIGRDALVERIWEWKDQYEKRILNQLRKLGASCDWQRTRFTLDEMCSKAVRRTFLKLFSDGLIFRGKRLVNWDPFLQTAVADDEVFSEDVDGQFWTFQYPVVDSDERISFSTTRPETMLGDTAVCVHPSDERYTHLIGKNVRIPLNGREIPIIADALLADKDLGTGAVKVTPAHDPNDYACGLRNDLELINILNPDGTINEAGEDYAGLDRYEARKKIVADMDQLGFFIEVEDRLIPVKHSDRSKTPIEPYLSDQWFVKMDTLAQSAIDAVEDGRVRFFPSRYSKTYLDWLKEKRDWCISRQLWWGHRIPIWYCETCSEEDLKQAFDDRYDVSYRRDDEDTCWLICSETDLTGDELGADHQLTQDEDVLDTWFSSALWPHATLGWPDKNPDLDYFYPGSVLVTSRDIITLWVARMVLTGLYNMDDIPFKHVCIHPKILDGFGQTMSKSKGNGVDPMDLIDKYGVDAVRFTIASFAGETQDVRLPVGYEDPETGEVVPQTLKHQKTIPAGGEKPRIKFPKSGKTYQYTSPWFDPDPGEKVARIVSERFEYGRNFCNKLWNASRFAMLNLEGYTPAPLNEADLTMEDRWILSRLSSVAEEMTTVLNRYQFDVATRAIRDFTWNEFCDWYLEMIKPRLWDKDQKPAAQRVLVGVLDSLLRLLQPFVPFITEELWQRLNEIAPERGLFNPEPAVESVTIAAWPEPPKGWQDSQLEKRFERLQEMIVAVRNIRAVYKISPSVPLKLFLRCESEVADDMQNVASQFDNLAKTLLESAGADVQRPSGSATFSLNDVDGFISLEGVIDLEAELKRLEVEAEKQKKHIEGTEKKLANKNFVDRAPAEVVEGVKETLAGLQKKHQSILETIAQLKEK
- a CDS encoding DNA-directed RNA polymerase subunit omega, translating into MLEEFKEEEIVNKVGGRFKLSSLIQKRIVALNRGARPLVEMQTKNHIEVVVKEIMEDKIYLDQSGEVAINDDGSPLDAVEFDDAGPTLEDLI